Sequence from the [Clostridium] scindens genome:
GTGAATTCATCCTGGTTTCCGTCGATTCCCCATACGTTTCTTCCCCACCTTGCATATCTCGGGGCCGTCGCATCATTCAGGGAATACTTAAACCATGCCAGAGAGACAATCGCGATTCCCGCACCATGAGGAAGGCTGAAATATCCACTCAGCATCTTCTCTGTGGAATGGAGATTCCCGACAAAATCGCGTCCCTGATCCGCAAGGTGCGTGATTGCCAGTTCCGCCGCCCACAGAAGCTGCGCCCTCGACTCGTAATCCTTCGGACACATCATGACTTTCCGGCCATGCTCGATGCAAGTCTTCTGGAGAATCTCGGAGAATCCATCCTGGATGCTTCCCAGGCTGTTGCTGAAATATCCCTCGTAAGAATGGCTCATAATATCCACAATCCCGCAGGCCGTCTGGAATGGCGGCACGGAAAAGGTATAGGACGGATTGGCAAACACTGCCGCAGGCCTTACTAGATTCGTCCGATAGTCCATTTTCTTATGCTCCTCGTAATTGGCCATTACGGTTACATTGGACACTTCCGAACCACTGGCAGCTATGGTGGGAACCGTAATAATGGGGAGCGCTTTTGTTACTTCCGCCTTCCCTTCATAGAAGTCCCAGCAGCTGCCGTCATGGAACACAGAAAAGCTCATTGCCTTTGCGGAATCTATGGTGCTGCCCCCGCCCAAGGCTACGATGCAGTCGGCCTCTGCCTCCTTGCACAGTAACACTGCCTTATCTACCGTAGAATGTCTGGGATTTGGCTCAATGCCCGTAAACTCCGTCACCTCAATCCCGTTATCTTTGCACAGCGCATACAGATAGTCATATGCGCCCGTAGCCTTTGCCGGAATCTCATCATACAGGAAGAAGAGCCTCTTCCCATATTTTAAGACTGTTTCCGGCAGATCTTTTAATACGCCTTTTCCAAAATGAATCTCTGTCGCCAGATGAAACTTAAACTCTACCATTTTTCCTCCTTTTACTGCTTCCTTATTATATAAATACTGCTTATAACTTCCTTGTTATTTCGTATGCCGCGCCAATCTGCGTAGTAATGCTTCCAATGCCGTTGCCCGCTACAATATCAAAGGTCTCGATTCCACAGCCGTTCAATTCCTTGCAGATGGACGGTCTCGCACGAAAGCCGATGGCTATGATCACGTCATCAGCCTCGATCTCCTTTTGATTGCCATCCTTATCCAGCACCACGGCCCCCTTATCCGTGATACGGTCAAGCCTGTGGCCCATCAATTTCTCAACATGGTTTCTGGAAAGCAGTTCATTGAGCATATCCCTTACCCAGAACGGAACTCCGTTGGGATCGTTGGCGCAGATATCGTCAAGCGCTTCTACCAGGTATACTTCTTTGCCTTCTGCCCCCATATCATATGCCATCTCCGCGCCTACCAGTCCGCCGCCTACGATGACTACCTTCTGCCCCGCTTCCTTCTTGCCCAAAAGGATATCCGTGCATGCCACTGCCTTCTTCGAATCGATCCCTTCAATAGCGCGGGGCATCAGCGGCTCGGAGCCAATGGCAAAGATGACGGTGTCCGCGCCGCTTGCCTTCAGCAGTTCCGGCGTTGCCTCCGTATTCATCCTTACTCTCACCCCAAGATCCTTCAGTTCGCCAATATACCATTCATTCAGCGCCCGAATGCTGCCCTTGAAGGAATGCACCCCTGCATCAAAGAGACGGCCGCCCAGCTTATCCGCTCTCTCCAGCAGTTCTACCTCATGTCCGCGGGCTGCGGCATTTCGCGCCGCTTCCATGCCGCAGACGCCTCCGCCAACCACCACCACATGCTTCGGCTGAACCGCTTTCGTCATTCCATACAGGCCTTCCTTCATTCCCTGCGGATTCACGGTGCAGGTGGCAGAGCCTTTGTTGAACGCAGAGGCCATACAGTTGCCGCAGGCAATGCAGGGACGGATTTTTTCCGGTCTTCCCATCTGCAGCTTCTTGACATAATATGGATCTGCTAGGGACGCTCTTCCAAGAGCCACGCCATCCGTCTCGTTGTTTCTGACTGCCTCCTCGCACAGATTGGGATCGTCCATCCGTCCCGCCGTAAATACCGGGATAGACACAGCCTCCTTCAGCCTTTTTGAAAGATACAGGTTATATCCTTTCGGAATATAGGCCGGAGCTACGCAGTAATAGAAGGAATCGTAGATTCCAGAGTTCACATCCAGCATATCATATCCAAAACGCTCCAGCAGTTTCGCAATTTCCACCGCCTCTTCGATGGTTCTTCCTGCCTCCTCGGTTCCGTCGATAGATGCCTGGTTAAATCCTTTGATGTAGGATTTCATTCCCATCCTCATAGCAACCGGGAAGTCCTGCCCGCATTCAGCCTTGATCCCTTCCACAATCTTACGGGCGCATGTCAGACGCTTTTCCAGGGTCCCCCCATACTCATCGTCCCGCTGGTTGGATATCTCCATGGCCATCTGGTCCAGCAGGTATCCCCAATGCATGGCGTGAACCTCCACGCCATCGAACCCGGCTTCCTTTGCCATTTTGGCAGTCTTGATCATATATCCTATCTTCGTCTCAATCTCTTCTGCCGTCAGCACGCCGGTAATCTCGGAAGGATCCGCATATCTAGGAATTGGGGATGGCGCTTTCTGGCCAGGCCTCATGCGCCCATGCCCGAATCCAATCTGCATGAAGGTCTTCGCCCCGTAATAGTGAATGCGTTCCACCAGCCTGCATGCGCTCTCCCGCCATTTGCCAGGAGCGTAAGACGGCGGAACAACGCCGTCAATCAGATTCGGCTTATCGGTCTCCATATCCACAATGACGCTTCCCAGCACGATCAGCCCAAATCCTCCCCGAGCCCGCTCCAGATAATACTCGATAGTGTTATCCCTATATTCGCCGCGGGTACCGCCCATATCTCCGGTACCCATGGCTGCCACAGAAAAGCGATTCTTTAGCGTAAGCCTGTTTCCTATCTTAATCGGTGAAAATAAATGTTCATATGTATTTCCCATAATTGCCACTCCTTCTTAATCCTTGATGTATGCTGCCAGAGAGGTCCTGAACAGTTGGTAAATATCTTCTCTTGTCAATTCTTCCGGATTCGCTTCCAGACGCCAAGTCTGCTGTTTCATAAACATATCCGTCCATTTCTGGATCTCTTCTTCTGTCACCTCAATCTGTACATCCCGGTTGGTAAGCTTCCTCACATAGTCTGCAAAGTCAGAGGTATCCTTGAATCCGCAAGCCTCCACGATTGGCTGTACCAACGACTGGTCTTTGAAGGATTTGAGATATTCCCCGAGGAAGATTCCGCAGGCAAGCCCATGGCATACATGCTTATACTGGGACAGCGGATATCCAAGACCATGGGGCACCGTGGTGCAGGATTGCATGAACGACACGCCCTGCATCAATGAATGAGCGCTCATCTTATCATACTGCTCTTCTGACAGCGTGTTATTTAGCAGGTCATCTTTGAACTCGGCAAACAGCGCGAATGCCGCATTGGAGATTGCCCGGTTCATCACATTGGCGTCCTTGTGCAGGCATCCTTCCACGCCATGTGCCAGCGCATCGATCGCTCCGGTATCCAGAAGGAATAATGGGGCGTCTTCCAGATATCTTGGGTCCACAAAGGATATCTCCGGATAGAGCCACATATTCATAGACTCTTTTGTATCCTTATCTGCCCTGGTAAGCACGGCGCCGCCGGTTACCTCGGAGCCTGTTCCTGCTGTGGTAGGGATGGTAAACACCGGAATATCGCACATATTCTTATAGTTGTTCAGCAATTTTCCTGGCCAGAAAAAGATCTCATATGCATCGCCCGGCCCGTCATTGATATACTGGGTCAAAGCCTTTGCGGCATCCATTGCCGAGCCTCCGCCTACTCCGAATACGAAGTCCGGAACAAATCCATCCAGTTTCTCATGCATAGATACGATATTCTCTACCGGAGGGTTTTCCATCACGTCGTCAAGGACGACATACTCTACCCCCAGGCCTTCAAAGACCTCTTTCAGATCTTCCAGGGCAATATTCCTGCAGCCTTCTACAAATCTGCTGGTGACGATGACTGCCTTCTTTCCGAACTCTTCCAGCTTATCTGCATTTTCCTTTAAGCAGTTTCTCCCATAATAGATACACGTCTGCGTGTCATAACGAAATGATTTCATAATCATAACCTCCTTTACTTTTCTTTTGGCTTATTAACAACAAATACCAGAATCGCTACGATCGTTGTGAATATAAGGATTCCGATGCCTGCCTTGATCTGCGTTGCCATTCCTCCGCCAAGCGTGGCAGAGATTGCTGCCAGGATATAGGTTGCGAAGAATGGCCCTACATTGGCAATCCCCCACATCAGGGACGAGGATATGGCCGCAATACTGTCCGGCACATAGTTCAGTGCCTTTGAATAGATGGTACTGTGGGCAATGCTGGTGGCAAATGCGATGAAAAACGCGCAGATGTAGATTCCCCAGATGGTGGTATCCATGGTCAGCATGAATACCAGGCCGATGGCTGCAAGCGCGTATCCGCATGGAATCATCCAATCCTTCAGAATCTTGTTCCAGAATGGATATAAGAATGTCATCACGATCAGCGTAAATCTTACCAGCGAGGTAGCATTGCCTGCCTGGACGGACGAGCCCAGCTGATGCTCTGTAATAATGTAGTTGGATACATTGGTGTAGTAGGCGTTAATCCCAATATAGAAAATGCAGTGCAGCAGCCCGATGCCGATGATGAACATCAAAGATTTTTTAGGCACCTCGCTAAACTTGGGCGCCGGCACATTATTCTCTACCGCGATTGCTCTTCTCTCCGCTCTTGCGGCCTTATTATCGCTGTATCCGGCTTTTTTAATCATCACCAGGAAGATTGCCGTGGTCACGAAGCAGTACAGGCCGAGCAGATACGCAAACGGCCAGTTCCCGCCATCGTTTCCGGCGCCGATCCTACCGCTTAAGAATAAGATCACGAATGCCCCGCAGTTGTTGGCAACGTTATAGACCGCGATTCTTCCGGCCCTGGCATCTGACTCAAAG
This genomic interval carries:
- a CDS encoding iron-containing alcohol dehydrogenase — encoded protein: MVEFKFHLATEIHFGKGVLKDLPETVLKYGKRLFFLYDEIPAKATGAYDYLYALCKDNGIEVTEFTGIEPNPRHSTVDKAVLLCKEAEADCIVALGGGSTIDSAKAMSFSVFHDGSCWDFYEGKAEVTKALPIITVPTIAASGSEVSNVTVMANYEEHKKMDYRTNLVRPAAVFANPSYTFSVPPFQTACGIVDIMSHSYEGYFSNSLGSIQDGFSEILQKTCIEHGRKVMMCPKDYESRAQLLWAAELAITHLADQGRDFVGNLHSTEKMLSGYFSLPHGAGIAIVSLAWFKYSLNDATAPRYARWGRNVWGIDGNQDEFTIARQAIAKYEEFVEELGLPTRLSGLKNKVEAEVLPEAAHALFGAVDTKAWFKPLENEEELLEFIRLAY
- a CDS encoding FAD-dependent oxidoreductase: MGNTYEHLFSPIKIGNRLTLKNRFSVAAMGTGDMGGTRGEYRDNTIEYYLERARGGFGLIVLGSVIVDMETDKPNLIDGVVPPSYAPGKWRESACRLVERIHYYGAKTFMQIGFGHGRMRPGQKAPSPIPRYADPSEITGVLTAEEIETKIGYMIKTAKMAKEAGFDGVEVHAMHWGYLLDQMAMEISNQRDDEYGGTLEKRLTCARKIVEGIKAECGQDFPVAMRMGMKSYIKGFNQASIDGTEEAGRTIEEAVEIAKLLERFGYDMLDVNSGIYDSFYYCVAPAYIPKGYNLYLSKRLKEAVSIPVFTAGRMDDPNLCEEAVRNNETDGVALGRASLADPYYVKKLQMGRPEKIRPCIACGNCMASAFNKGSATCTVNPQGMKEGLYGMTKAVQPKHVVVVGGGVCGMEAARNAAARGHEVELLERADKLGGRLFDAGVHSFKGSIRALNEWYIGELKDLGVRVRMNTEATPELLKASGADTVIFAIGSEPLMPRAIEGIDSKKAVACTDILLGKKEAGQKVVIVGGGLVGAEMAYDMGAEGKEVYLVEALDDICANDPNGVPFWVRDMLNELLSRNHVEKLMGHRLDRITDKGAVVLDKDGNQKEIEADDVIIAIGFRARPSICKELNGCGIETFDIVAGNGIGSITTQIGAAYEITRKL
- a CDS encoding iron-containing alcohol dehydrogenase, translated to MKSFRYDTQTCIYYGRNCLKENADKLEEFGKKAVIVTSRFVEGCRNIALEDLKEVFEGLGVEYVVLDDVMENPPVENIVSMHEKLDGFVPDFVFGVGGGSAMDAAKALTQYINDGPGDAYEIFFWPGKLLNNYKNMCDIPVFTIPTTAGTGSEVTGGAVLTRADKDTKESMNMWLYPEISFVDPRYLEDAPLFLLDTGAIDALAHGVEGCLHKDANVMNRAISNAAFALFAEFKDDLLNNTLSEEQYDKMSAHSLMQGVSFMQSCTTVPHGLGYPLSQYKHVCHGLACGIFLGEYLKSFKDQSLVQPIVEACGFKDTSDFADYVRKLTNRDVQIEVTEEEIQKWTDMFMKQQTWRLEANPEELTREDIYQLFRTSLAAYIKD
- a CDS encoding MFS transporter, with product MTKQQKQITWAMNIYVSSILMYYITQNVKAYIGLSYPEVSDVTVTSLITIPTMFALVFSFIIGPLAMRFNKVALMTIVMCCMGAYSLIFFFNGLMHGPFFLYTVACALAGFAQGGFAPLMNTIIGENFESDARAGRIAVYNVANNCGAFVILFLSGRIGAGNDGGNWPFAYLLGLYCFVTTAIFLVMIKKAGYSDNKAARAERRAIAVENNVPAPKFSEVPKKSLMFIIGIGLLHCIFYIGINAYYTNVSNYIITEHQLGSSVQAGNATSLVRFTLIVMTFLYPFWNKILKDWMIPCGYALAAIGLVFMLTMDTTIWGIYICAFFIAFATSIAHSTIYSKALNYVPDSIAAISSSLMWGIANVGPFFATYILAAISATLGGGMATQIKAGIGILIFTTIVAILVFVVNKPKEK